The following are encoded in a window of Allosphingosinicella indica genomic DNA:
- a CDS encoding MFS transporter, whose product MSLFGPAMKRPWTVILTGAAIVTLAMGVRQSFGLFLPQMSVDLGIGRGDFGMALAIQNLLFGLAQPLVGALGDRYGAGRVVAGGTLLYVVGMLAAAWADSALGLTLSFGILIGMALSATTFVTVLGAVGRVVPAEKRGMAFGLVTAGGSLGQFLVVPAAQMLLGDLGYRLALVVLAGLIATMIVLAIGVAGRPGAGSQQAEPAQTMRAALAEAAGHRGYWLLNAGFFVCGFHIAFIATHFPAYLSDRGLGLEVGASALALVGLFNIFGSYLAGLSADRLRKKYVLSAIYAARSVVIILFLLAPLSAASALVFAAAMGFLWLGTVPLTSGLVGQIFGVRYLSTLYGIVFLSHQVGSFFGAWAAGYAYDLSGNYDFAWAASIALGLFAAIVHLPIADRPVARLRPA is encoded by the coding sequence ATGAGCCTGTTTGGGCCCGCGATGAAACGGCCGTGGACGGTGATCCTCACCGGCGCGGCGATCGTCACGCTGGCGATGGGCGTCCGCCAGTCGTTCGGGCTGTTCCTGCCGCAGATGAGCGTCGATCTCGGCATCGGCCGCGGCGACTTCGGCATGGCGCTGGCGATCCAGAACCTACTCTTCGGCCTCGCGCAGCCCTTGGTCGGCGCGCTCGGCGATCGCTACGGCGCGGGGCGTGTCGTCGCCGGCGGCACCCTGCTCTACGTCGTCGGCATGCTCGCCGCCGCCTGGGCGGACAGCGCGTTGGGGCTGACGCTTTCGTTCGGCATCCTCATCGGCATGGCGCTTTCGGCGACGACCTTCGTCACCGTGCTCGGGGCGGTCGGCCGCGTGGTGCCCGCCGAGAAGCGCGGCATGGCATTCGGGCTCGTCACCGCGGGCGGATCGCTCGGCCAGTTCCTCGTCGTCCCCGCCGCGCAGATGCTGCTCGGCGATCTCGGCTATCGGCTTGCGCTGGTCGTGCTCGCGGGGCTCATCGCGACGATGATCGTGCTGGCGATCGGCGTCGCCGGGCGGCCGGGCGCGGGCAGCCAGCAGGCGGAGCCTGCGCAGACGATGCGCGCCGCGCTCGCCGAGGCGGCGGGGCATCGCGGCTATTGGCTGCTCAACGCCGGCTTCTTCGTCTGCGGCTTCCACATCGCCTTCATCGCGACGCATTTTCCCGCCTATCTCAGCGATCGCGGCCTCGGCCTCGAGGTCGGCGCGAGCGCGCTGGCGCTGGTCGGCCTGTTCAACATCTTTGGCTCCTACCTCGCCGGCTTGTCCGCGGACCGGCTGCGCAAGAAATATGTGCTGAGCGCCATCTATGCCGCGCGATCGGTGGTGATCATACTGTTCCTGCTCGCGCCCCTCAGCGCCGCGAGCGCGCTCGTCTTCGCCGCCGCGATGGGCTTCCTGTGGCTCGGCACCGTGCCGCTGACCAGCGGCCTCGTCGGCCAGATCTTCGGCGTGCGCTATCTCTCCACGCTCTATGGCATCGTCTTCCTCAGCCATCAGGTCGGCAGCTTCTTCGGCGCCTGGGCGGCGGGCTATGCCTATGACCTTTCCGGCAATTACGACTTCGCCTGGGCCGCCTCGATCGCGCTCGGGCTGTTCGCAGCGATCGTCCACCTTCCCATCGCCGACCGGCCGGTCGCGCGCCTCCGGCCCGCATGA
- the hmgA gene encoding homogentisate 1,2-dioxygenase: MLASEGYMSGFGNHFATEAVAGALPVGRNSPQKPAFGLYAEQLSGTAFTAPRAENHRSWLYRMRPSAEHPPYVRYQGADLFAPGTTDEPVAPNRLRWNPLAIPSEPTDLIDGMVTMAANRDPTTLEGVAVHVYRANRDMERRAFFNSDGEMLFIPQQGRLHLFTEMGRIDVAPGEIALVPRGVRFRATLPDGEARGYVAENHGALFRLPDLGPIGANGLANPRDFEAPVAAYEDVEGDVELIQKYMGSLWTTTIDHSPLDVVAWHGNLAPWKYDLARFNAIGTVSFDHPDPSIFTVLTSPSDVPGRANADFVVFPPRWMVAEDTFRPPWFHRNVMSECMGLIHGAYDAKAEGFAPGAISLHNQMAGHGPDVASWKGASEAALKPHKIEGTLAFMVETCWPYRPTRYALECAELQKDYDAAWGGFPKARLP; encoded by the coding sequence ATGTTGGCAAGCGAAGGCTATATGTCCGGCTTCGGCAATCATTTCGCGACCGAGGCGGTGGCGGGGGCGTTGCCGGTGGGGCGCAATTCGCCGCAGAAGCCGGCGTTCGGCCTTTATGCCGAGCAATTGTCGGGCACCGCCTTCACCGCGCCGCGCGCCGAGAACCATCGCTCCTGGCTCTACCGGATGCGGCCGAGCGCCGAGCATCCGCCCTATGTGCGCTACCAGGGCGCCGACCTGTTCGCGCCGGGCACGACGGATGAGCCGGTCGCGCCCAATCGCCTCCGCTGGAACCCGCTCGCCATCCCCTCGGAGCCCACCGACCTGATCGACGGCATGGTGACGATGGCGGCCAACCGCGATCCGACCACGCTGGAGGGTGTCGCCGTCCACGTTTACCGCGCCAATCGCGACATGGAGCGCCGCGCCTTCTTCAATTCGGACGGCGAGATGCTGTTCATTCCGCAGCAGGGCCGCCTCCACCTGTTCACCGAGATGGGACGGATCGACGTGGCGCCCGGCGAGATCGCGCTCGTCCCGCGCGGCGTCCGCTTTCGCGCGACGCTGCCCGATGGCGAGGCGCGAGGCTATGTCGCCGAGAACCACGGCGCGCTGTTCCGCCTCCCCGATCTCGGCCCGATCGGCGCCAACGGCCTCGCCAACCCGCGCGATTTCGAGGCGCCGGTCGCAGCCTATGAGGATGTAGAAGGCGACGTCGAGCTCATCCAGAAATATATGGGATCGCTGTGGACGACGACGATCGACCATTCGCCGCTCGATGTCGTCGCCTGGCACGGCAATCTCGCGCCGTGGAAATATGATCTCGCGCGCTTCAACGCGATCGGCACAGTCAGCTTCGATCACCCCGATCCGTCGATCTTCACCGTGCTCACCTCGCCTAGCGACGTGCCCGGCCGCGCCAACGCCGATTTCGTCGTCTTCCCGCCGCGCTGGATGGTGGCGGAGGACACGTTCCGCCCGCCCTGGTTCCACCGTAATGTGATGAGCGAATGCATGGGCCTCATCCACGGCGCCTATGATGCAAAGGCGGAAGGCTTCGCCCCCGGCGCGATCTCGCTCCATAACCAGATGGCGGGCCACGGCCCCGACGTCGCAAGCTGGAAGGGGGCGAGCGAGGCGGCGCTCAAGCCCCACAAGATCGAAGGCACGCTCGCCTTCATGGTCGAAACCTGCTGGCCCTACCGCCCGACAAGATACGCATTGGAGTGCGCGGAGCTTCAGAAGGATTATGACGCGGCCTGGGGCGGTTTTCCGAAGGCGCGATTGCCCTGA
- a CDS encoding NAD-dependent deacylase, with translation MQAIRSIVVLTGAGISAESGVATFRGPDRLWEGHRVEDVATPEAFARNPVLVQAFYDARRAKLAEVEPNAAHEALARLDAHWPGDLLIVTQNVDDLHERAGAKRLLHMHGELKSAWCLACDARMPWDAPISDGPSCTVCNAPGHLRPDIVWFGEMPYEMERIDRALMDADLFVSIGTSGAVYPAAGYVQTARYAGARTLELNLEPSLGSVFFHESRIGPAGRLVPEWVEEMLAG, from the coding sequence ATGCAAGCAATTCGCAGCATCGTCGTCCTCACCGGCGCGGGCATATCGGCCGAGTCCGGAGTCGCCACCTTCCGCGGACCGGACAGGCTGTGGGAGGGTCATCGCGTCGAAGATGTCGCGACGCCCGAGGCCTTCGCGCGCAATCCGGTGCTGGTGCAGGCCTTCTACGATGCGCGGCGCGCGAAGCTGGCGGAGGTGGAGCCGAATGCGGCGCATGAAGCGCTTGCGCGGCTCGATGCCCACTGGCCGGGCGATCTCCTCATCGTCACCCAGAACGTCGATGATTTGCACGAGCGCGCCGGGGCGAAGCGGCTGCTCCATATGCATGGCGAGCTCAAATCCGCCTGGTGTCTTGCGTGCGATGCCCGGATGCCTTGGGATGCACCCATATCGGACGGGCCGTCCTGCACCGTCTGCAATGCGCCCGGCCACCTCCGCCCGGATATCGTCTGGTTCGGCGAGATGCCCTACGAGATGGAGCGGATCGACCGCGCGCTGATGGATGCGGACCTGTTCGTCTCGATCGGTACGTCGGGCGCGGTCTATCCCGCCGCGGGCTATGTCCAGACGGCGCGCTACGCCGGTGCGCGGACCTTGGAGCTCAATCTCGAGCCGAGCCTGGGTAGCGTCTTTTTCCACGAAAGCCGGATCGGCCCCGCGGGGCGGCTGGTCCCGGAGTGGGTAGAGGAGATGCTGGCGGGCTGA
- the rnc gene encoding ribonuclease III, translating into MSAITAWITSATGHTPHDAALFERALTHSSRGGADYERLEFLGDRVLGLIMASLLYRLYPDEPEGKLSNRFNALVTRETCADVARDLGIGAQVILGKQARDDGAADSDNVLGDVVEALIGAIYLEGGLEAAEAFVRRAWGDRAERQASAPKHPKSTLQELAAAKGAKPPVYRLVHRSGPHHAPRFTVEVELPGLGTATAEGASKQEAEKAAALALLDELG; encoded by the coding sequence ATGAGCGCGATCACCGCCTGGATCACCTCAGCGACCGGCCACACGCCGCACGATGCCGCGCTGTTCGAACGCGCGCTGACCCATTCGAGCCGCGGCGGCGCTGACTACGAGCGGCTGGAGTTCCTGGGCGATCGCGTGCTCGGCCTCATCATGGCGTCGCTGCTCTACCGCCTCTATCCCGACGAGCCTGAGGGCAAATTGTCGAACCGGTTCAACGCCCTGGTCACGCGCGAGACCTGCGCCGACGTGGCCCGCGATCTCGGCATCGGCGCACAGGTGATCCTCGGCAAGCAGGCGCGTGACGACGGCGCCGCGGACAGCGACAATGTGCTGGGCGACGTGGTCGAGGCGCTGATCGGCGCGATCTACCTGGAAGGCGGGCTGGAAGCGGCGGAGGCCTTCGTGCGCCGCGCCTGGGGCGACCGCGCCGAACGTCAGGCGAGCGCGCCCAAACACCCTAAGTCCACGCTTCAGGAATTGGCGGCCGCCAAGGGCGCCAAGCCCCCTGTCTACCGCCTCGTCCACCGCTCCGGCCCCCACCACGCCCCGCGCTTTACCGTGGAAGTGGAACTGCCGGGCCTCGGAACCGCAACCGCCGAAGGCGCGTCCAAGCAGGAAGCGGAAAAGGCGGCGGCACTGGCGCTGCTTGATGAACTGGGATGA
- a CDS encoding phytoene desaturase family protein, with the protein MCRMTDILIIGAGHNALTCAFYLASRGMKVTMLEARSVVGGAAVTEEFHPGFRNSTASYTVSLLNPKVIADMRLYDHGLNVVLRKIDNFLPTQGADYLLSGREGLTKREIARHSPKDAENYDAYAASLEGVVRILREWLLRAPPNAGGGVADILAALKLGSGVRGMGIEDQRHLLDFFTKSAADILERYFSHDLVQALFGFDAVVGHFGSPWTPGSAYVLLHHVFGEAAGVDGAWGHAIGGMGAITQAMAKAAREKGVEIILDAPVSEIIVERGRAAGAVAGGKTYRAKGVAAGVNPRLLFGSLLPQGAVAPEIDRRMAGWASESATFRMNVALSELPRFTSLPEPGDHLTAGIIMAPSLTYMDRAYVDAKRDGFSTEPIVEMLIPSTLDDSLAPAGSHVASLFCQHFRYDVPGGWDARREEAADRIIDTVDAYAPGFKASVIGRLALSPLDLERRFGLVGGDIFHGKMGLDQLFSARPMLGHADYRMPLPGLYLCGSGAHPGGGVTGAPGHNAAAAILKDRRKLGA; encoded by the coding sequence TTGTGCAGAATGACCGACATCCTCATCATCGGCGCCGGGCACAATGCGCTGACGTGCGCCTTCTACCTCGCGTCGCGGGGGATGAAGGTGACGATGCTGGAAGCGCGGTCGGTGGTCGGCGGCGCGGCGGTGACGGAGGAATTCCACCCCGGTTTCCGCAACTCAACCGCCAGCTACACCGTCAGCCTGCTCAACCCCAAAGTTATCGCCGACATGCGGCTCTACGATCACGGGCTGAACGTGGTGCTCCGCAAGATCGACAACTTCCTGCCGACGCAGGGCGCTGACTATTTGCTGTCGGGCCGCGAGGGCCTCACCAAGCGCGAGATCGCCCGCCACTCGCCAAAGGATGCCGAGAATTACGACGCTTATGCCGCCTCGCTCGAGGGTGTCGTCCGTATCCTGCGCGAATGGCTGCTCCGCGCTCCGCCCAATGCCGGCGGCGGCGTGGCCGATATCCTCGCCGCGCTGAAGCTGGGATCGGGCGTCCGCGGCATGGGGATCGAGGATCAGCGGCACCTGCTCGATTTCTTCACCAAATCCGCCGCCGACATCCTCGAACGCTATTTCAGCCACGACTTGGTGCAGGCGCTGTTCGGCTTCGACGCGGTGGTCGGCCATTTCGGCAGCCCCTGGACGCCGGGGTCGGCCTATGTCCTCCTCCACCACGTGTTCGGCGAGGCGGCGGGGGTCGACGGCGCATGGGGCCATGCGATCGGCGGGATGGGCGCGATCACCCAGGCGATGGCGAAGGCGGCGCGCGAGAAGGGCGTCGAGATCATCCTCGACGCGCCGGTTTCGGAAATCATCGTCGAGCGCGGCCGCGCGGCGGGCGCGGTGGCGGGCGGCAAGACTTATCGCGCCAAGGGCGTCGCTGCGGGCGTCAATCCCCGGCTGCTGTTCGGATCGCTGCTGCCGCAAGGTGCCGTCGCGCCGGAGATCGACCGGCGCATGGCGGGCTGGGCCTCGGAATCCGCCACCTTCCGCATGAATGTCGCGCTGTCGGAACTGCCACGCTTCACATCGCTCCCCGAACCGGGCGATCATCTCACCGCCGGCATCATTATGGCGCCCTCGCTAACTTATATGGACCGGGCTTACGTCGATGCGAAGCGCGACGGGTTCAGCACCGAGCCGATCGTCGAGATGCTGATCCCCTCGACGCTCGACGACAGCCTCGCGCCCGCGGGCAGCCACGTCGCCAGCCTCTTCTGCCAGCATTTCCGCTACGACGTGCCTGGCGGCTGGGATGCGCGGCGCGAGGAGGCGGCAGACCGGATCATCGACACCGTCGATGCCTATGCGCCCGGCTTCAAGGCTTCGGTCATCGGCCGCCTCGCGCTGTCGCCGCTCGACTTGGAGCGCCGCTTCGGGCTCGTCGGCGGCGATATCTTCCACGGTAAGATGGGGCTCGATCAGCTCTTTTCCGCCCGCCCGATGCTGGGCCATGCCGATTACCGGATGCCGCTTCCCGGCCTCTATCTTTGCGGATCGGGCGCGCATCCGGGCGGCGGAGTCACCGGCGCACCGGGACACAACGCGGCGGCGGCGATCCTCAAGGACCGGCGGAAGCTCGGCGCGTAA
- the pgi gene encoding glucose-6-phosphate isomerase, with protein MTDREWAALEAIETRPILDLFKAEPDRLSRLCIEEAGIRFDFAKTHLTAAHLDAFVTLAAAADLAAKRDALFAGDPVNASEGRAAEHTAERGQGAPESVRRAAGLHTRMRALIDAIEAGAFGTIRHILHIGIGGSALGPDLLIDALGRDSGRYDSAIVSNVDGAALAEALDRFDPTATLLVIASKTFTTSETMLNAQSALDWMEVGGVADPYGRVVALTAAPDRALEFGVDETRILPFSESVGGRYSLWSSIGFPAALALGWEAFEELLEGAAAMDRHFRLAPPERNAPLIAAFVDRYYANLRHAETRAVFAYDERLRLLPPYLQQLEMESNGKSVTVDGAPVGRATAAITWGGVGTDAQHAVFQLLHQGTHLVPVEFVAVTEPEHGLAGEHHTQLLGNCFAQGAALAAGKASDDPQRAYPGDRPSTTILLDRLDPATLGALIAFYEHRTFANAALLGINPFDQFGVELGKEMARAIDSGGDQRFDPSTEALIARALGPATSEDA; from the coding sequence ATGACCGATCGCGAATGGGCGGCGCTGGAGGCGATCGAGACGCGTCCCATCCTCGATCTCTTCAAGGCCGAGCCCGACCGGCTGTCGCGCCTCTGCATCGAGGAAGCGGGCATCCGCTTCGATTTCGCCAAGACGCACCTTACCGCCGCGCATCTCGACGCGTTCGTCACCCTGGCCGCCGCGGCCGATCTCGCCGCCAAACGCGACGCCCTGTTCGCGGGCGATCCGGTCAACGCCAGCGAGGGCCGCGCCGCCGAACACACCGCCGAGCGCGGGCAGGGTGCGCCCGAAAGCGTCCGCCGCGCGGCCGGGCTCCACACCCGCATGCGCGCGCTGATCGACGCGATCGAGGCAGGCGCGTTCGGCACGATCCGGCATATCCTCCACATCGGCATCGGCGGCTCCGCGCTGGGCCCCGATCTGCTGATCGATGCGCTCGGCCGCGATTCCGGCCGCTACGACAGCGCCATCGTCTCCAACGTGGACGGCGCCGCGCTCGCCGAAGCGCTCGACCGCTTCGACCCTACCGCTACCTTGCTCGTCATCGCGTCCAAGACCTTCACCACCAGCGAGACGATGCTCAACGCGCAGTCGGCGCTCGACTGGATGGAGGTGGGCGGCGTCGCCGATCCCTATGGCCGCGTCGTCGCGCTCACCGCCGCGCCGGATCGCGCGCTGGAATTCGGCGTCGACGAGACGCGCATCCTGCCATTCTCCGAAAGCGTCGGCGGCCGCTATTCGCTCTGGTCGTCGATCGGCTTTCCGGCCGCGCTCGCGCTCGGCTGGGAGGCGTTCGAGGAGCTGCTCGAGGGCGCCGCGGCGATGGACCGGCATTTCCGCCTTGCCCCGCCCGAACGCAACGCGCCGCTGATCGCCGCGTTCGTCGATCGATATTACGCTAACCTGCGGCACGCCGAAACGCGCGCCGTCTTCGCCTATGACGAGCGTCTGCGGCTGCTGCCCCCCTATCTTCAGCAGCTCGAGATGGAATCGAACGGCAAGTCGGTGACGGTGGACGGCGCACCCGTCGGCCGCGCCACTGCGGCGATCACCTGGGGCGGGGTCGGCACCGACGCCCAGCATGCCGTCTTCCAGCTCCTTCACCAGGGCACGCATCTCGTGCCGGTCGAGTTCGTCGCGGTGACCGAGCCGGAGCACGGCCTCGCCGGGGAGCATCACACACAACTGCTGGGCAATTGCTTCGCACAGGGCGCCGCGCTCGCCGCCGGCAAGGCGTCCGACGATCCGCAGCGCGCCTATCCCGGCGACCGCCCGTCGACGACGATCCTGCTCGATAGGCTCGATCCCGCCACGCTGGGCGCGCTCATCGCCTTTTACGAGCACCGCACCTTCGCCAATGCCGCGCTGCTCGGCATCAACCCGTTCGATCAGTTCGGCGTCGAGCTCGGCAAGGAAATGGCCAGGGCTATCGATTCCGGCGGCGATCAGCGCTTCGATCCTTCCACCGAGGCGCTGATCGCTCGCGCGCTCGGCCCCGCAACTTCCGAGGACGCATGA
- a CDS encoding MarR family winged helix-turn-helix transcriptional regulator, whose translation MLPLLCTCARLKRSTRIVSAHYDAALAPAGISVAQFSLLRQLQRAGPSTLSDFAAATAFDRTTLNRTLAPLEAKGWVASGQGRDKRSRVVRITDEARAVMRKATPLWEKAQAEIGAALGEEGAALDAAFDRLEGLAA comes from the coding sequence ATGCTTCCGTTGCTATGCACTTGCGCCCGGCTCAAGCGATCGACGCGGATCGTCAGCGCGCATTACGACGCCGCGCTGGCGCCTGCGGGGATCAGCGTCGCGCAATTCTCGTTGCTGCGGCAGTTGCAACGCGCGGGGCCATCGACGCTCAGCGATTTCGCCGCCGCGACGGCGTTCGATCGCACGACGCTCAACCGGACGCTGGCGCCGCTGGAGGCCAAGGGCTGGGTCGCATCCGGGCAAGGCCGCGACAAAAGAAGCCGCGTGGTGCGGATCACCGACGAGGCGCGCGCGGTGATGCGCAAGGCCACGCCGCTGTGGGAGAAGGCGCAGGCCGAGATCGGCGCGGCGCTTGGGGAGGAAGGCGCCGCGCTGGACGCTGCATTCGACCGGCTGGAGGGACTTGCGGCATGA
- the lepB gene encoding signal peptidase I — translation MRKSRGKGGLWETVRFAAILFVIALLLRTFIVAPFSIPSGSMLPTLMIGDFLFVAKWPYGYSAASLPFGAGSDGERWLGAAPERGDVVVFRYPGGGDDDYIKRVIGLPGDTVQMRDGSLWLNGEPVPKTRIADYLMPISLNSPCRTVGEESERIVEGPDGAPVCAYPRYRETLPGGRSYAILDQARIPADDTLPIAVPEGHYFVMGDNRDDSEDSRFPTSVGGVGLLPADKLIGRAAILFFSTDGSAAFSNPASWVRAARWDRIGRSVER, via the coding sequence ATGAGGAAGAGCCGCGGCAAGGGCGGGCTGTGGGAGACCGTGCGTTTCGCCGCGATCCTCTTCGTCATCGCGCTGCTGCTCCGCACCTTCATCGTCGCGCCGTTCAGCATCCCCTCCGGATCGATGCTGCCGACGCTGATGATCGGCGATTTTCTGTTCGTCGCCAAATGGCCTTACGGCTATTCCGCCGCGTCGCTGCCCTTCGGCGCAGGGAGCGACGGCGAGCGCTGGCTAGGCGCGGCGCCCGAGCGCGGCGACGTGGTGGTGTTCCGCTATCCGGGCGGCGGTGACGACGATTATATCAAGCGCGTGATCGGCCTCCCCGGCGACACGGTGCAGATGCGGGATGGCTCGCTTTGGCTCAACGGCGAGCCGGTGCCCAAGACGCGGATCGCCGATTATCTGATGCCGATCAGCCTCAACAGCCCGTGCCGCACCGTCGGCGAGGAGAGTGAGCGGATCGTCGAGGGGCCGGACGGCGCACCGGTCTGCGCCTACCCGCGCTATCGCGAGACGCTGCCCGGCGGGCGGAGCTATGCGATCCTCGACCAGGCGCGCATCCCCGCCGACGACACGTTGCCGATCGCGGTGCCCGAAGGCCATTATTTCGTGATGGGCGACAATCGCGACGACAGCGAGGACAGCCGCTTCCCGACATCGGTGGGCGGCGTCGGGCTGCTGCCCGCGGACAAATTGATCGGCCGCGCCGCGATCCTGTTCTTCTCGACCGACGGATCGGCGGCTTTCAGCAATCCGGCGAGCTGGGTGCGCGCGGCGCGCTGGGACCGGATCGGCCGGAGCGTCGAACGATGA
- the gorA gene encoding glutathione-disulfide reductase: MAKTYDYDLFVIGAGSGGVRAARVSAAHGARVAIAEEFRVGGTCVIRGCVPKKLLIYGAHFAEDLQDARRFGWDVPDCKFDWPVLRDNVLAEVERLEGIYGEILERNEVEVIHQRATVSGVNEVTLADGTKVSAGTILIATGAWPMIPDVPGAEHGITSNEVFNLDTIPKRAVIAGGGYIANEFAGIFHQLKSDVTIVNRGDRILRHYDEQVRDRLLQISLTKGIKFLFNAPFEKIEKKAEGGLVIHLAGQDPIEADLLLWAVGRVPRTPGLGLEEAGVKLGKNGAIEVDEDNQSSVPSIYAIGDVTDRVQLTPVAIREGHAFADTIFGGKPTRVDYENIPSAVFSHPPIAGVGMTEAEARERLGSVKIYTSDFRAMKNVLAGRNERALYKLVVDGENEKVVGIHMIGPDAPEILQSAAIAVKAGLTKPQFDDTVAIHPTMAEELVLMR, from the coding sequence ATGGCAAAGACCTATGATTACGATCTCTTCGTCATCGGCGCGGGATCGGGCGGGGTACGCGCCGCGCGCGTCTCCGCCGCACATGGGGCGCGCGTCGCCATTGCCGAGGAGTTTCGCGTCGGCGGCACCTGCGTCATCCGCGGCTGCGTGCCCAAGAAGCTGCTGATCTACGGCGCGCATTTCGCCGAAGACCTCCAGGACGCGCGCCGCTTCGGCTGGGATGTGCCGGACTGCAAGTTCGACTGGCCGGTGCTGCGCGACAATGTGCTCGCCGAGGTCGAGCGTCTGGAAGGCATCTACGGCGAAATTCTCGAGCGCAACGAGGTCGAGGTCATCCACCAGCGCGCCACCGTCTCGGGCGTCAATGAGGTGACGCTGGCCGACGGCACCAAGGTCAGCGCCGGCACCATCCTCATCGCCACCGGTGCCTGGCCGATGATCCCCGACGTGCCGGGCGCGGAGCATGGCATCACTTCGAACGAGGTGTTCAATCTCGACACGATCCCCAAGCGTGCGGTGATCGCGGGGGGCGGCTATATCGCCAACGAATTCGCCGGCATCTTCCACCAGCTCAAGTCCGACGTGACGATCGTCAACCGCGGCGACCGCATCCTGCGCCATTACGACGAGCAGGTGCGCGACCGGCTGCTCCAGATCTCGCTCACCAAGGGCATCAAATTCCTGTTCAACGCGCCCTTCGAGAAGATCGAGAAGAAGGCGGAGGGCGGTCTCGTCATCCATCTCGCCGGGCAGGATCCGATCGAGGCCGATCTGCTGCTCTGGGCGGTCGGCCGGGTGCCGCGCACCCCGGGTCTCGGGCTGGAAGAAGCCGGCGTGAAGCTCGGCAAGAACGGCGCGATCGAGGTCGACGAGGACAACCAGTCCTCGGTCCCCAGCATCTACGCGATCGGCGACGTCACCGATCGCGTCCAGCTCACCCCCGTCGCGATCCGCGAGGGCCACGCCTTCGCCGATACCATATTCGGCGGAAAGCCGACCCGCGTCGATTACGAGAACATCCCCTCCGCGGTCTTCAGCCACCCGCCGATTGCGGGCGTCGGCATGACCGAGGCGGAGGCGCGCGAGCGGCTGGGTTCGGTCAAGATCTACACCTCCGATTTCCGCGCGATGAAGAACGTCCTCGCGGGCCGCAACGAGCGCGCGCTCTACAAGCTCGTCGTCGATGGCGAGAATGAGAAAGTGGTCGGCATCCACATGATCGGCCCCGACGCCCCGGAAATCCTCCAATCCGCCGCGATCGCGGTAAAGGCCGGCCTCACCAAGCCGCAATTCGACGATACCGTCGCCATCCACCCGACGATGGCCGAGGAACTCGTGCTGATGCGGTGA
- the era gene encoding GTPase Era yields MDNQTKCGLVAVVGAPNAGKSTIVNWLVGQKVAIVSPKAQTTRTRLMGVAIAGAAQILLVDTPGIFEPRRRLDRAMVAAAWGGAQDADLIALVIDASTGFTKRIETMLDTIEGRSEPRILVLNKVDATAKNDLLTLAAQLTERMTFEAVFMVSATSGDGMINLKAALAERMPDGPWHFPEDQVSDATDRMLAAEVTREQLYLQLHAELPYASAVETEKYEERKDGSVAIHQQILVGRASQRAIVLGKNGARLKAIGTAAREQLAALLGHKVHLFLHVKVKPDWEEDRGLYRDIGLDWVE; encoded by the coding sequence ATGGATAATCAGACAAAATGCGGCCTGGTTGCCGTCGTGGGTGCGCCCAATGCGGGGAAGTCGACGATCGTCAACTGGCTGGTCGGCCAGAAGGTGGCGATCGTCAGCCCCAAGGCTCAGACGACGCGGACGCGGCTGATGGGCGTCGCGATCGCGGGCGCGGCGCAGATATTGCTGGTCGATACGCCCGGCATCTTCGAGCCGCGGCGCCGGCTCGACCGGGCGATGGTCGCCGCAGCCTGGGGCGGCGCGCAGGATGCGGACCTCATCGCGCTGGTGATCGACGCTTCGACCGGCTTCACCAAGCGGATCGAGACAATGCTCGACACGATCGAAGGCCGCAGCGAGCCGCGCATCCTGGTGCTCAACAAGGTCGACGCGACGGCGAAGAACGATCTGCTGACGCTCGCCGCGCAGCTCACCGAGCGGATGACCTTCGAGGCGGTGTTCATGGTCTCGGCGACGAGCGGCGATGGCATGATCAACCTCAAGGCCGCGCTCGCCGAGCGGATGCCCGATGGCCCGTGGCACTTCCCCGAGGATCAGGTGTCGGACGCGACCGACCGGATGCTCGCTGCGGAAGTGACGCGCGAGCAGCTCTACCTCCAGCTCCATGCCGAGCTCCCTTATGCGAGCGCGGTCGAGACCGAGAAATATGAGGAGCGCAAGGACGGATCGGTCGCGATCCACCAGCAAATTCTCGTCGGTCGCGCGAGCCAGCGCGCGATCGTGCTCGGCAAGAACGGTGCGCGGCTGAAGGCGATCGGCACCGCGGCGCGCGAGCAGCTCGCGGCGCTGCTCGGGCACAAGGTCCACCTCTTCCTCCACGTCAAGGTGAAGCCCGACTGGGAGGAGGACCGGGGCCTCTACCGCGACATCGGCCTCGATTGGGTGGAGTGA